DNA sequence from the Streptomyces sp. HUAS 15-9 genome:
GAATCCCCGGACCTGCGGCGCATGTGGCTGCGCAGGATCGAGGAGCACGACGGCCGTGCGGAGGGCGAGGGCGGCATCGAGCGGTGGCTGCGGCTGGGCGATGCCGCCGGCCTGGACCGGAGCGTGCTGCTGTCAGGCAGGGACGTGCTGCCCGGGGTACGGCTCGCCGTCGACGGATACGTCAACTTCTGCCGACTGCGGTCACCGCTGGAGGCGGTCGCCGCGTCCCTGACCGAACTGGCGGCTCCGGACCTCATGCAGCGGCGCATCGAGGCCTTCGAACGGCACTACCCGTGGATCGACCCCGACGGCCTGGCCTACTTCCGCACACGCGTCCGGCAGGGCCGACGGGACAGCGGCGAGGCACTGCCCCTGGTCCTGAAGTGGGCACGCGGCAGGGCCGAGCAGGACCAGGCGGTGGCGGCGCTCGCTTTCAAATGCGACATCCTGTGGTCACTGCTGGACGCCGTCGACCTCGTACCGCGGGAGACCCGCTCATGACGGCGGAAGCCCCGCCGCACTGGCGCCCCGGACTCGCCCCTGCCGTACTGCTGCGGCACGACCGGGTGCGCGGCACCGATCTGCTGGTCATGCCGGAACGCGTGGTGGTCCTGACCGGGCAGGCCGGCACCGTCCTCGGCCTGTGCGACGGTGAGCGCGACGTCCGGCGGATCGTCGAGGTGTTGGGGGCACGCTTCCCCGGATCCCCGGTGGCCACCGACGTTGCGGTGTTCCTCGGCCGGATGCGGGCCGAGGGCTGGCTGCGATGACCCGCGTGCCACGGCCCTGGGCCCTGCTCGCCGAGCTGACGCATGCCTGCCCGCTGCGCTGCCCGTACTGCTCCAATCCGCTGGAACTGACCCGCCGATCACGTGAGTTGTCCACGGACCAGTGGGCGGACGTGATGCGACAGGCCGGGGACCTGGGCGTCGTCAGCACCCATCTGTCCGGCGGGGAGCCGCTGTTGCGCCACGGCCTGGAGGCGATCGTCGCCGCGGCCGACTCCGCGGGGATCCACACACAGCTCGTCACCAGCGGGCTGGGACTGGACCAGGCCCGGCTGACCGAGCTCCTGGCGGCGGGACTGCGCAGCGTACAACTGTCGGTGCAGCACGCGGACCCCGTCTCCTCCGACCGGATCGCCGGGCGCCGTTCGTTCGCCGCCAAGGAACGCGCGGCCGCGCTGGTCCGGCAGGCAGGCCTTCCCCTGGGGGTCAACGTCGTCCTGCACCGCGACAACCTCGACGCGATCGACGTCCTGGTGCGACGGGCACTGGAGTGGGGCGCGGACCGGATCGAGCTGGCCAACACCCAGTTCTATGGCTGGGCCCTGCGCAACCGTGCCGCACTCATGCCGAGCCGCGACCAGCTGCGCCGCGCGGCGGAGACCGTGGCACGGTGGCGGGAGCGGCTGGCCGGACGCACCGAGCTCGTCTGGGTCGTACCGGACTATGTCGACGGAGTCGCGAAACCGTGCATGGGCGGCTGGGGAGCGGTGTCGCTCACGGTCACTCCGGACGGCACCGTGCTGCCCTGTCCGGCCGCGGCGACCCTGCCCGGCCTCGATCCGCCCAATGTCGCCAACAGGCCGCTCGCATGGATCTGGGAGCACTCCGGCGCCTTCGAGCAGTACCGCGGCACGGATTGGATGCACGAACCCTGCCGCAGCTGCCCGCGCCGTGACGAGGACTTCGGAGGCTGCCGCTGCCAGGCCTTCGCACTCACCGGCGACGCCACCCGCACCGACCCGGCGTGCCGCCTGTCCCCGGACCACGACCTGGTGGAGAAGGCGGTGGCCGCGAAGGGAAGCGGGTCCGGCTATCAATACCGGGCGTACGCGGACCGCGAGACGCGCTGACGACACGCGAAATGTTCAGATCTCCATGACGGCATCGCAGTCGGGGCAGACGAGGGACGCGTACTCGGCGGGGTACCAGGGAGCCCCAGGGCGCTCGGACGGCTGCCCAGGGGCCTTCTCCATGGCGAAGGTGTCCTTGCCGCACAGTGTCCGCGGTCCGGCGGCATCGGGTCTGCCAGGGGCGGCGGGCGCGGCGTGCACCCGGCGGGGGAGCCGTTCCGTATCGGGCGAGCCGGCCGCGGACGTATGCCCCGCCACCGGCTCGTCGAGCTCGTACACGACGACGATCTCGCTCATGTCTCCACGCCGGGCTCTGTCGCGGCCGAACCGCTGAGCAACGCCTTCACCCGCGTTCACCCGCGCCCGGCACCGGGGAGAGTGAGTTCACGGCCGCGGTAGAAGCCCTCGCTCTCCTCGACGACGTAGGGAGCCATGGCCGCCCGCCGCTGCGCCTCCGAATCCGAGGTCCGCCATGCGTCGCATGCCTCCTGGGAATCCCAGAACGACACCCCGGTGATCTCCTGCCCGTCCTGGGACCAGTACGCGAAAGCACGGCGCAGTCCCTCCGGGGCGGGGGCCGGGCGCCATGCCCTCTCGAACTCCTCCAGCGTGCCCTGCTGAAGGCGGCGCGTCGTCACCCAGACGTAGTGCTCCTGCATGGCGGCTTCCTTCGTCGTACGCGGTTCGGCTTGCCCCCTCTCGGATTCACCGTAGGTCCGATGCGCCACTTCGGCGCGTCTTGGACGCCCACGTGAAGAGGAGGCGGTGTGCGGCTTGTTCAGGATGTGGCCGTGGGGCAGCTCCCGGTCGGGGCTCTGTGGGGGGTGTACCTGCAGGCGGGGGCTGGTGGTGCGGGCGTCGCGGTCCCAGGCGGTGACCAGGTCGGCCATCGTGTCGGCGAGGGCGTCGGCGTGTGGGCCGTATGCATGGATGCCGAACTCCGCCACGCTGCGGCCGGAGCCGTCGCTTGCGACCTTGCGGGTGAGGAGGTGGGCCAGGGAGTCGTCGCGGATCAGGGCGGCGGCGTCCCAGCCGCCAAAGTGGTGGAGGAGCCCGGTGTCGAGGTCGGCGTCGACGCGGAGGCGGGCGAAGCCGTCACCGAGATGGTTCGCCAGCCACAGCGGGAGCATGTCGAAGGGCACGTCGCAGGGAATGGTCACGCCGGTCCAGCGTTCGGTGCGGGGCATGTCGAGGGCGGCATCGAGGCGGCTGGTGTCGGCAGGGGTGCCGTCGGCGAACCGTACGGCGATCTCGCCGCCGCGGAGACGGGTGACGACGTCGCCGCGGTAGCCGGGACCCTGGAGGGGCACGAACCCGCACACGGTGTAGGTGTCCGCGATCAGCACTCCGCCGCGCTTGGTGAAGGGGATGTTCCATGTGTAACCGTGGATGCGCAACGGGACCAGGAGACGGCCGCCCTCGGCGAGGCAGTCGACCCAGGCGGGCGGAATGTCGCGGGCCTCGACAGTCACGATGACGGCGTCCACGCTCCCGGGCGCCACGAGGTGGGCCGGGGCCCGCTCACCGTCGCCGAGGTGGACGCGGACCTGGTGGTAGCCGGTCTCGGTGAGGAAGCGGCGGGCGCGTTCGGTGACCCATGGGTCGATGTCGATGCTGATCACGGTGCCATGGGGGCCGACGACCTCCTGGACGAGGGCGGCGTTGTAGCCGCCGGAGCCGATCTCGAGCACGGTGTCGCCGGGGCGGAGGGCGGCGTCACGGATCATCTCGGCCTGTAGCCAGGGTGCCGACACGCTGCTGGTGGGCGCCCCGCGAACGGTGCGCTTCGTGACGGGCGCCCGGTACGCGTCATGGGCCTCCTCGAGGGCAACGCCGGGCAGGAAGCGGTGACGTGGCACGCGCCGCATGGCGGCCTCGATCGTGCCGTCGGCGTCCATCCTGCCGTCGGCCAGCAGCCGGTCGGCCATCGCCTGCCGCAAAGGTGCCGCCTCCAGGGCCTGTTGGGCGGGCTCGGGTACGTCGGCGGGCGTGATCGGGTAGCGGTGGACGGGCGGCAGATCGGGCAGCAGGCCGGGCCAGACGGTGGCGATGACATGCGCGCTCGGCGTGAACAGCGGTTGAGCGAGCGCGGGC
Encoded proteins:
- the pqqC gene encoding pyrroloquinoline-quinone synthase PqqC, which produces MTAAEALRPWGREEFEERLRAVAEKRYHDRHPFNIRMDEGRLSPAELRRWITNRFHYQRHIPVKDALITAKFESPDLRRMWLRRIEEHDGRAEGEGGIERWLRLGDAAGLDRSVLLSGRDVLPGVRLAVDGYVNFCRLRSPLEAVAASLTELAAPDLMQRRIEAFERHYPWIDPDGLAYFRTRVRQGRRDSGEALPLVLKWARGRAEQDQAVAALAFKCDILWSLLDAVDLVPRETRS
- the pqqD gene encoding pyrroloquinoline quinone biosynthesis peptide chaperone PqqD, with product MTAEAPPHWRPGLAPAVLLRHDRVRGTDLLVMPERVVVLTGQAGTVLGLCDGERDVRRIVEVLGARFPGSPVATDVAVFLGRMRAEGWLR
- the pqqE gene encoding pyrroloquinoline quinone biosynthesis protein PqqE — its product is MTRVPRPWALLAELTHACPLRCPYCSNPLELTRRSRELSTDQWADVMRQAGDLGVVSTHLSGGEPLLRHGLEAIVAAADSAGIHTQLVTSGLGLDQARLTELLAAGLRSVQLSVQHADPVSSDRIAGRRSFAAKERAAALVRQAGLPLGVNVVLHRDNLDAIDVLVRRALEWGADRIELANTQFYGWALRNRAALMPSRDQLRRAAETVARWRERLAGRTELVWVVPDYVDGVAKPCMGGWGAVSLTVTPDGTVLPCPAAATLPGLDPPNVANRPLAWIWEHSGAFEQYRGTDWMHEPCRSCPRRDEDFGGCRCQAFALTGDATRTDPACRLSPDHDLVEKAVAAKGSGSGYQYRAYADRETR
- the fxlM gene encoding methyltransferase, FxLD system gives rise to the protein MGHTTPDEWDTHYASGKTFRPLGDAERRLLAEHAPATPGGLALDLGCGLGELARHLAARGYRVDAIDYAPAALTQAEAQNTAATAVTYRLADIERDGLDDLPHPAYDLITFRLSLAFVRDRTRVINRLRERLRPGGTLCVITPVAEAVPDSRQDIALDEREIGLLQEGWTVAERHDADGLAFVVLRDPAPTRVTCADKGRPAPHALTGAGVVVTDPAGRILLGWSARRDAWELPGGKNDGDENFLDAAVRELEEETGLRADRAAARLLALLMDAVHGIPRMTAAVRVTAYSGEPAVTEPHLLSRWEWHEPADLPALAQPLFTPSAHVIATVWPGLLPDLPPVHRYPITPADVPEPAQQALEAAPLRQAMADRLLADGRMDADGTIEAAMRRVPRHRFLPGVALEEAHDAYRAPVTKRTVRGAPTSSVSAPWLQAEMIRDAALRPGDTVLEIGSGGYNAALVQEVVGPHGTVISIDIDPWVTERARRFLTETGYHQVRVHLGDGERAPAHLVAPGSVDAVIVTVEARDIPPAWVDCLAEGGRLLVPLRIHGYTWNIPFTKRGGVLIADTYTVCGFVPLQGPGYRGDVVTRLRGGEIAVRFADGTPADTSRLDAALDMPRTERWTGVTIPCDVPFDMLPLWLANHLGDGFARLRVDADLDTGLLHHFGGWDAAALIRDDSLAHLLTRKVASDGSGRSVAEFGIHAYGPHADALADTMADLVTAWDRDARTTSPRLQVHPPQSPDRELPHGHILNKPHTASSSRGRPRRAEVAHRTYGESERGQAEPRTTKEAAMQEHYVWVTTRRLQQGTLEEFERAWRPAPAPEGLRRAFAYWSQDGQEITGVSFWDSQEACDAWRTSDSEAQRRAAMAPYVVEESEGFYRGRELTLPGAGRG